CGAAAACGACTGTGACACCAGTCCTTTTGGAACTGTACCGTCTGGACGGTATAGTTCTTCTGATGTCGTCGTTCACCTCCTCCACCACGCGCGCCGGCCGCCGCGAATGGACCGCGCTGGCCGTGCTGATGATCCCTGTCCTGCTCGTGTCGGTGGACAACACGGTGCTGTCCTTCGCCCTGCCGGAGATCAGTCAGTCGCTGCGCCCGGGCGGCAACCAGCTGATGTGGATCGTCGACATCTACGCCCTGATGCTGGCGGGGCTGCTCATCGCGATGGGCAGCCTCGGCGACCGGATCGGGCGCCGTCGCCTGCTCGTGATCGGCGCGGTCGGATTCGGTGGCGCGTCGGCCCTCGCCGCCTTCAGCTCGTCCCCCGAGATGCTGATCGCCGGCCGGGCGTTGCTCGGGTTCTTCGGTGCGACGCTGATGCCCTCGACGCTGTCGCTGATCCGCAACATCTTCGAGGACGCGCGCGACCGCCGGACGGCCATCGCCGCCTGGGCCTCGATGTTCTCCGGCGGCGCCGTGCTCGGCCCGGTCGTGGGTGGCTACCTGCTGGAGCACTTCTGGTGGGGCTCGGTCTTCCTGCTGAACGTCCCGATGATCATCGTCTTCGTGCCGCTCGCCCTGGCGACGATCCCGGAGTCCCGCGATCCCCAGCCGGGCCCGTTCGATCCGATCTCGGTGGTCCTGTCGCTGCTCGCGATGGTGCCGCTGGTCTTCGCGATCAAGCACGGCGCCGGCCACGGTCTGGACGACACGACCCTCGCGTCGCTGGCGCTGGGCATCGTGGCCGGGTGGCTGTTCGTCCGCCGCCAGCAGCGCAGCTCCTCGCCGATGCTGGACCTGACGCTGTTCCGCAACCCCGTGTTCAGCGGGGCGCTCGCGGCCAACGCGCTCAGCCTCATGGCGCTCGCCGGCTTCCTGTTCTTCGGTGCCCAGTTGCTGCAGCTGGTGCTGGGCCTGTCGCCGATGGAGTCGGCGTTGGTGCTCGTCCCGGGCTCGGTCGCCACCATGGTGGCCGGCTTCGCGGCCGTGCGCGTGGTCGAGCACATCCCGCCGCGCACCCTCGTGCCGCTGAGCTTCGTCCTGTCCGCCGGCGGTTACGCGCTCGCGGCGTTCACCGGGCACCCGACGGTGGTCTCGGTGATGGTGGCCTTCACCATCTTGGGCATCGGGATCGGACTGGCAGAGACGATCACGAACGACCTGATCCTGTCCAGCGTGCCGCCGCAGAAGGCCGGTGCCGCCTCGGCGATCTCCGAGACGGCGTACGAGATCGGCGCGGTCCTCGGCACGGCCGTGCTCGGCAGCGTGCTGACCGCGACCTTCCGGTCGAACCTGACCATCCCGTCGGTCGCGCAGTACGGCGAGAACGAGAACGCCTTCGAGACGCTCGGCAGCACGATGCAGTTCGCCGAGAAGTTCGGAGACCCGGTGCAGGGCTGGATCGAGGCGTCGGCCGCGTCCGCGTTCGACCTGGGCGTCCAGTTCACGGCCGGTGCCGCGATCTTCGTCGCGCTGGGCGCGGCCCTCGTCTCGCGACGGACCCTGCGACGCGGCTGATCGGGCTTACACTCGGCCCATGCGGGGGCGCATCGCACTGGCCGGGGTGATGCTGCTGGCTGCCGGTTGCTCGACGGAGCCCGAGCGCACCGACCCGCCTGACGGGCTGACGGCCGAGGTCATGCAGTACCGCGGCAAGCGGTTGACGCGCGAGATCGCCGTGGCCGTCTCGAACGACACCGACCGACGGCTCGAGCTGACGTCGATGCGGCTCACCTCCAACCGGTGGTCCGAGCCCGTCCGGTGGAGCGGCAGCGACGAGGTCGGGGCGGGGTCGGGCACCGGACTCGACGTGGACCCGCCGACCGGCACGTGTCCCGAGGGGGAGGGACTGACGGCCTCGGCCGACCTCACGTACCGGTTCGGGGACGAGGAACGGCGATCGGTGCTGCCGGTCGAGGACCCCTACGGCGTGCTGCGTGACCTCGTCGACGGCGACTGCGGTGAGCAGGCGTTCGACGAGGCGGTCACGATGACCGTCGGCGCACCGCAGGTCCGGGGCGGCACGTGGTCGAGCCGGATCACCCTCACTCCTCGGCGCCCGAACGACACCGTGCTGCTGGGCTTCGC
Above is a window of Aeromicrobium senzhongii DNA encoding:
- a CDS encoding MFS transporter, whose translation is MSSFTSSTTRAGRREWTALAVLMIPVLLVSVDNTVLSFALPEISQSLRPGGNQLMWIVDIYALMLAGLLIAMGSLGDRIGRRRLLVIGAVGFGGASALAAFSSSPEMLIAGRALLGFFGATLMPSTLSLIRNIFEDARDRRTAIAAWASMFSGGAVLGPVVGGYLLEHFWWGSVFLLNVPMIIVFVPLALATIPESRDPQPGPFDPISVVLSLLAMVPLVFAIKHGAGHGLDDTTLASLALGIVAGWLFVRRQQRSSSPMLDLTLFRNPVFSGALAANALSLMALAGFLFFGAQLLQLVLGLSPMESALVLVPGSVATMVAGFAAVRVVEHIPPRTLVPLSFVLSAGGYALAAFTGHPTVVSVMVAFTILGIGIGLAETITNDLILSSVPPQKAGAASAISETAYEIGAVLGTAVLGSVLTATFRSNLTIPSVAQYGENENAFETLGSTMQFAEKFGDPVQGWIEASAASAFDLGVQFTAGAAIFVALGAALVSRRTLRRG